The Stenotrophomonas rhizophila genome has a window encoding:
- a CDS encoding DMT family transporter, giving the protein MSPYLFCAVLLAGLLHASWNAIVKRGSDTLFTTILVTGSAALIAALCLPFVTAPDPRSWPWLAASTVLQAGYYLLVARTYRVTDMSAAYPLMRGCAPILVALVGGAVLGERLPGLAWAGIGLICFGILCMSHGIVRRQMWLPLLNAGVIATYTLVDALGARQSGSALGYTLWLFLLSGLPLPVWALATRAPQLFAYAQSNWGYGLVGGVGTLTSYGVVLWVMTQAPVAMVSALRETSILFGVLISALVLRERVTRQRWVAAGLIVAGAVVLRVCG; this is encoded by the coding sequence ATGTCGCCTTACCTGTTCTGCGCTGTCCTGTTGGCCGGGCTGCTGCATGCCAGCTGGAACGCCATCGTCAAACGCGGCAGCGATACGCTGTTCACCACGATCCTGGTGACCGGCTCGGCGGCGTTGATCGCGGCGCTCTGCCTGCCTTTCGTGACCGCACCGGATCCGCGCAGCTGGCCGTGGCTGGCGGCGTCGACCGTGCTGCAGGCGGGGTATTACCTGCTGGTGGCGCGCACCTACCGGGTGACCGACATGAGCGCGGCCTATCCGTTGATGCGGGGTTGCGCGCCGATCCTGGTGGCGCTGGTGGGCGGGGCCGTTCTCGGCGAGCGCCTGCCGGGGTTGGCATGGGCCGGCATCGGGCTGATCTGCTTCGGTATTCTGTGCATGTCGCACGGGATCGTGCGTCGGCAGATGTGGCTGCCTCTGCTCAACGCCGGAGTGATTGCCACTTACACGCTGGTAGACGCCTTGGGGGCGCGGCAGTCCGGTTCGGCGCTGGGCTACACCTTGTGGCTGTTCCTGCTGTCGGGGCTGCCATTGCCGGTCTGGGCCCTCGCTACCCGCGCGCCGCAGCTTTTCGCCTATGCACAATCGAACTGGGGCTATGGCCTCGTCGGCGGCGTAGGTACCCTGACATCGTACGGCGTGGTGCTCTGGGTGATGACGCAGGCGCCTGTGGCGATGGTCTCGGCGCTACGCGAGACCTCGATCCTGTTTGGCGTGCTGATCTCTGCGTTGGTATTACGCGAACGGGTCACCCGGCAACGATGGGTCGCCGCCGGCTTGATCGTTGCAGGAGCGGTGGTGCTGCGCGTGTGCGGCTAA